The genomic DNA ATCCAGCCTTATTTATCTGTTTGCCTCTTGTGATAACTAAATCGCCTTTGTTTGTATCTTTTGTAACCGTGCTTCCGGCTGCTATTAAAGTATCGTCTGCTACATTAACGGGAGCTACAAGTTGAGTATCGCTTCCTATAAATACGTTTTTTCCTATAATTGTTTTATGCTTTTTTTTACCGTCGTAGTTGCAAGTTATGGTGCCGCAGCCGATATTCGTACCGCTGTTAATCTCGCAGTCTCCAAGGTAGCTTAGATGTCCTGCTTTTACCTCATTTAAACTTGCGTTTTTTAGTTCGACAAAATTTCCTATGTGTGTTTTGTATATTTTGGAATTAGGTCTTAAATGCGCCATAGGCCCTATATCGCTATCGCAAACTTCGCTAAATTCAATAACGGATCCGCTTTTTATATGAGAATTTTTTATAAAGCTATTGCCTAAAATCACAACATTTGGTTCAAGCTTACATTCACCTTCAAATTCGGCTCTGCTATCTATAAAAATAGTATCTGGAAGGCTCATTATTACACCGTTTTTCATAAGATTTTCTTTTATTCTGTTTTGCATTATCTCTTCGGCTATACTAAGTGCAAATTTATCATTTATACCCATGAAATTTGTCTCATCTACAAGTACGCTTTTTACCATAAATCCTTGCTTCAAAGCCAATTCTATAGCATCAGTTAGATAAAACTCGCGGCTAGCGTTTTCGTTTTTGATAAGAGGTATTATATTTTTTAGTAAATTTGTATCAAAGCAGTAAGCTCCGGCGTTGCAAAGATCTATCTTTTTTTCATCATCGTTTGCATCTTTTTGTTCGACTATTTTTATTACGTTTTGCTGGTTTAACACAACTCTTCCATATCCAAAAGGATTTTTTGCTCTAAAAGCAGAAAGCGATATATCTGCCGTATTGTCGCATAGAGATTTGAGCTCATTTACCTCTACTAAAGGCATATCTCCGCAAATAACAAGTGTTTTTTTAGAATTTAAATTTTCTAGTGCAGCTTCTGCAGCTCCGGCTGTTCCCGGTCTATTTATAGTGTCTTGCTTATAAATTTTAACATCTTTAAATTCGCTTAAAACGCTATTTTTAACCTCTTCAAATTGATACGATAAGACGATTCTTACGTCGTTGGAAATTTCGTAAGACTTTT from Campylobacter fetus subsp. fetus includes the following:
- the glmU gene encoding bifunctional UDP-N-acetylglucosamine diphosphorylase/glucosamine-1-phosphate N-acetyltransferase GlmU yields the protein MNEISIIILAAGNGTRMKSNKSKVLHTLCGEPMISHILKKSYEISNDVRIVLSYQFEEVKNSVLSEFKDVKIYKQDTINRPGTAGAAEAALENLNSKKTLVICGDMPLVEVNELKSLCDNTADISLSAFRAKNPFGYGRVVLNQQNVIKIVEQKDANDDEKKIDLCNAGAYCFDTNLLKNIIPLIKNENASREFYLTDAIELALKQGFMVKSVLVDETNFMGINDKFALSIAEEIMQNRIKENLMKNGVIMSLPDTIFIDSRAEFEGECKLEPNVVILGNSFIKNSHIKSGSVIEFSEVCDSDIGPMAHLRPNSKIYKTHIGNFVELKNASLNEVKAGHLSYLGDCEINSGTNIGCGTITCNYDGKKKHKTIIGKNVFIGSDTQLVAPVNVADDTLIAAGSTVTKDTNKGDLVITRGKQINKAGYFYKFFGKNDEK